CCTGAACACGGATGTACATGAAGTCGAGGCCACTGGGGATGGAGATGAACGCATGATCACCTCCGTTACCGGATGGATGATGGGTTCTGAGCGCAAAATCCGATTCGAGAGTCAGATCTATCTGGACTGTACGGGTGATGGATTGGTCGGCTTTCTGGCTGGAGCCAAGTTTGCACTCGGGCGGGAAGCCCGCAGCAAATATGGCGAAGAGTGGGCACCAGAGGTGGCTGATCAGATCACGCTGGGCAGTACACTTCTCTTCTATACCAAGGATACTGGTGCGCCTGTCCGTTATATCCCGCCTTCTTTTGCCAAGGATATCACACAGACCAGCATTCCGATTCGCCGGGTCATTCGCAGCGGGGATTCCGGTTGTCATTACTGGTGGATTGAATGGGGCGGTGAACATGACACCGTTCATGACAATGAGCTGATCCGTGATGAACTGTGGTCCGTGATTTACGGGATCTGGGACTATATCAAGAACTCCGGCAAGTTCGAAGCTGACCAGATGACGCTGGAGTGGATTGGTTCTCTGCCTGGCAAAAGGGAGTACCGCCGCTTCACGGGTGACTATGTGCTCACCCAGAACGATATTATCAGCCAGCGGGAGTTCCCGGATGCCGTTGCCTTTGGCGGCTGGTCCATTGACCTGCATCCCCCGCAGGGCATGTATGCCGAAGCGAGTGGCTCGAAGCATATGCATGCCGATGGCGTATATCACGTGCCGTTCCGCTCGTTGTATTCCGCGAATGTGCGGAATATGCTCATGGCCGGGCGCGACATCAGTGCATCACATGTCGCCTTCGGCACAACCCGCGTCATGGCAACATGCGCGGTCATCGGCGAAGCCGCGGGTACGGGCGCGGCGCTCTGCGCGGCCATGGGGGTGTCGCCGCGCGAGCTGCACGCGAGGCATCTGGCGGTCCTGCAGCAGACATTGCTGCGGCAGGACGCTTCCATCATCGGGGTGCGCAGCCACGATGAGCTGGATCTGGCCCGGCGTGCCCAGGTTACAGCCTCCAGCACGCTGGCCGGCATCGCCCTTGAGCAGCCTGGCGAGACGTACCCGCTGGGTACGGATGTTGCCCTGCTGCTGCCCGTGCATCCAATGCTTAGCGGCCTGGAGCTGCTGCTGGATGCATCCAGCGATACCGCGCTGACGGTAGAGCTGTGGGATACGGGGCGTAAGGAGAACTACGTCCCGCATTCGTTACAAGTTACGGCGACTGTTAACGTTACAACAGGAACTGCGCAGTGGGTGAAGCTTCCGCTCGAATGGCGACCGGAAGAACCGCAGAATGCTTTTATTATCATCCGTGCCAATAAAGCCGTCTCACTCTACCATTCGACGGAGGCACACAGCGGCGTGCTGATCTTCTTCAAAACAGAAGAAAACCACGTGTCCAAAAATCTGGAGGATCATGCCACGGATCAGCCTGTCGTATTATGGTCCATGCAAGGGTTGGCGCGTCAGCCCTTCTGCTGTCGTACCCTCTCTGAGACCACGGCCTATTCAGCGGACAACACGATCAACGGTTACCATCGACCTTATGGTGGGCCGCAACAGTGGATGTCACAGCCGATGCAGTCTGGCAAGCCGGAATGGGTACAACTGACATGGGAAGAACCACAAACCTTGGCTGAATTGCACTTGACGTTTAATGATGATGTGAACGAGGATCTGGTTAATTTACATCACCATCAGACTGCATTCCGTGTGATGCCTGAACTTGTGCGTGATTATCGGGTGGAGGTATTAAGTCGGTCTGGGGAATGGATCGAGATTGTACATGTAACGGAAAACCGCAAAAGAAAAGTCATTCATACCCTGGATACACCTGTGTATTCACAGGTGCTTAGAGTGAACATGGATGCCACCAATGGAAGCAAGTACGCGGAGTTAATCGAGATTCGGGCCTATGGGGAGCCAAGGTTGACAGGCAAAAGCTAAACGCAAAACACATTGGAATAACCCCTGGGATTTCTCATGAATTCTAGAGGTTATTCCAATGCCTTTAAAGAGGTCTATTTCAACTTAAATGATCTGTATATAAAAAATGCAATTGAACCAAATAAAACGATAATGAATATAACAATGGGCAACCAACCGTTGTTAGCCTCTTTTTCACTGGAAAAACCAAGGATCATCCAACTTATATACATGAAAAACAGTGTTATTTCAGCCTTCATTACATTAACCATGATACGAGCATTTGTATATTGTCTCTCTGCGTTGTCTAAATTTAAGTTCAAGTAATTATATGTATGTGGGTATTTTTCAAGAATCGATAGACCAATCCATAATATAAGTCCGATTATTAATGGTATCCAAACGACCCACTTTCCCCCCCACCCATCCGGTTCTCCTTTCATATTAAAATGTATCGGCAACTCATTCGGTAATGTCATCCATTGCTGGGTGAAGTATAACGTAAAGATAAAAAACAACATAAATGTCGTGATGTCTAACACTATTTCTACTCTCGTTTTCTTGATTGCTATCTTTGGACGTTCTTTGAGCTCCAATTTTGTTCACTACTCCTTCAATAATCTATTTAGTAGAGGCACTTCAAAGGAGTATAGAACAAAATAGGTGCCCTTTCAAACCAAAAGGAGGATACAGGAAACTGTATCCCCCATCCTCCGTACAAGTCCGACTTCTTCTATTCGGCGGTTGGGACCCGCAAGCCCTCAATCAGAATAAACAACGTAAGTGCTTGTCCATATCCCATCGGACTGATCGCTATATCTTTATAAAACTGAGCATCCTGCCCCACAGGAGTACCATAGGACACCTGCTGTACAACTCCGTGATCATCAATTTGTTTCAACACTGCTTCAAGCGCCCTCAAGCCATTCTGGCGATAGGATTCATCCAGGTATCTATACCGGATTCCCTTGAGAATGCCGTATCCAATCGCTGCTGTTGCCGAGGTTTCTTTGTAAGAGGTGGGATCATCCAGAACAGTGTGCCACATGCCATCCTCACCCTGAAGCTTGCTCAGTGCTCTGACTTGAGCGGTTGCTGTATCCAGCAGATAGGCCTTCAGCCCGTCTTCGATCGGAATGATATTCAGAAAATCCATAACTCCCGCCGTATACCATGCATTGCCCCTTCCCCAATGAACAGCACCATAGTTATGATTTCCATTGAAATCCCAGCCATGATAGAACAAACCGGTTTCCTTGTTATATAGATATTTGATATGCACAAGGAACTGTCGTTTGGCTTCTTCCACCATGTCGGGTTTCTTGAAGTAGACCCCTGCCTTGGCCAAAAATAGCACCGTCATAAACAGGGTATCAATCAAAATTTGACCATCATTGGCGTCTCCCGTGATCATATGTTGAAACGCACCATCTCCGGTACGCAGCAGTCCATCCATGATCCAACTGCTCCACTCCTCACAGACCCGTTCGTACTCCCTGTTTCCGGTCAGCTCGCATAGTGAGATCAAAGTAAGAAGCGGAGCACAGGTGTTCACATTTTTTTCTGGTAATCCTTCCATCATCCTTGCATTGTACCATGATTCCAGAAATTCCAGCACTTTAGGATCTTTCGTTGCCTCATGGAGCTGAAGTAAGCCGTATAGACCGACACCTTGCGGCCATTCCCATAGATGTATGTCGATTAGTCCGATGGGAAACTGTTCATTGATGCTTGTGTTTTTCATAGACTCCATCGCTTGGGATACCTTGCTTATTCTCTCCTGCAACACCATTTGATTCGGCATGTTGGTTATCACTCCCTTGGTTTCTTGCACACGATTCAGCGCTCGATGTCCAGTAACTTCAGTTGTCCCTTCACTCCATGACCGTCATGTACGATTTCCTCTTCTTGAATATGAAAAGGCTTGTTCATTCCCCATCGAATTGGACCATATACCGGGTCTGTTAGAGTGAGAGTTAAAGCTTGACTATCGAATTGCGGGCTTGCAGAACGAACTTGGTTTATAAAAGCGTCAAACGACCCGAATTGCTGTTCGCTTCCTGCTCTTATAATCCAGGCGTTACGTAAGCCAGGGGAAATAAGCTCACGCTCTCTCGTCACCCCGTTGCTCTCCATACTCGTCCCGTTAGCCGCATATATGGCCGCATACCCCTTATCCAAACGGGCAAAATGCCAGTTCTCATGCCTTACCCATTCCGTGAAGGAGTGAGTAGGAAAATAAGCATGTGTCCAGTCAGAGTTGTTATCCGCAGGAACATCAAACATCATCAAAGCGATCCCCTCATGCTGAACAACATCGGGCAATATCCCATTCCCAGCCCAGAAGCAAGGTCGACCATCCCCATGCTTGTATATTTCTGCCGGATGATTCACCCAGATCAGCGCCTCAGGTGATAGCGATAAATGCTGGACATGCTCCTGATAACCTGGCTTGCCTGGGCGGAACCGAATGATTGAGGATAAGGAATATTCCTTGGTCCGACAATGATAGAGCTTGGCGTAACCTCCCTTGCCCTGCTGATTGGCGAACACCAATTGCTGATTGTCCCCAAGCAACAGATGCTCCTGATATGCTGCTGGAGGACTGTAATCCGATAAACTCAAGGCAACATTGCTTATTGAATAATTGTTTACATGACCAACGCCATAAGCGATCCAGCACATTGAAGTGGTTCCCGCTGCATAACTACCCAGCAGTTCCTTCTCATAGCTGCGCCCAAACGTTGTAGACAAGACTCCTTGATGCATCTGAACGGTAATATAATAAAATAACAGGTCCATTGCCTTTTTGGCTTGCTGCCTGAGCTGTTCATTATGGGCAAATTCATAGATATGCAACAACCCAACCGCATCAATCGGAATGTATGCACTTGAATTCCATTCTGCCAATCCTTCATCCAAAAAGCGCTCAAACCATAATGCAAGCCTCTGCTCTGCTTTTTGACGGTGTACTTCACCGGATTCACCACTGTTGCTGAACGTTTCATCCCCAAACAGCTGTCCGGCTAACAGTTCATTGGTATGGAACAACAAGGCATGGTTCTCACTGAAGAACCACATCACATCATCGCCAGGTTCATCAATCCAATATCGATAGCCCAGAATGCTTGCTTTTACCCGATCCCAGAACGACTCACTGAACAGACCACTATTTCGTTCATCTCTCCAAAGACGGAACAGTCCCACCAGATAGAAGTCACTGCAATCCTTCCGTTGCTCAATCCCTTCCAAACCATCAAGCAAAATGTTCTCCGCTTCTTGCAGATTGCCTCCTGTTTTGATCATGGCGATGGCCTTATGAATATTGGGACTGCCCTTCTCGGCAATGCATTGCAGAGCCAGGGATTTGCGGGCTTCAATATCCGCAGCTTGCTGAGCAGCCTCATCATAGCTGGTATCATAGGATTGGCAGCCGAACTTCTTGGTTAGTACAACGTTTGAAACTGAAATAGCCAGCGTGAAGTATACGTAATGATGACCGAGTTGATTCGTATGTGCCAGGACCAGGTCCGTTTCCTTTTCGGCTATGTGTATCGTCTTAGTTTCGGTGCCATCAAAAAAATTGCCATACTGAATATCAACCTCTCTAACGATATCCGGCAAGGGAAGCGGCAGCTTAAGCTTAATCTGCTCACCTCTGAAGAGATCTGAAGGAAAATGAGCCTGTTCGAGGGCTTCCTCTGCGGATTTTACAGACTCCGACAAATGAGGAGCAATAGGCAGGGAAATCACCAATTCCTCGTCTCCCAGATATTCCACCGCAAAAGCATACATCGTATCCCGCTCAGCCAGATCCTCCCAGCAGGCATAGATCTCATTGATTCCAGCTACTAGTTCAGCTTTAATAACGACTTCCTGCTCCTTGTTACGCGTGAGTGGTGCAAAGTCCGTTACCATTTCCCCATTCACCCACAACGTCAGACTGCCATAGGTCTTAATCCGCAAAGAGGCGGTATGAGCAGTCGGAGAAATGAGTCTTGTCGCCGCGTAACTGCGCAGATGTGTCGGTACAAACCAAAATCCTGATTGCTCCACCCGTGGATTATTCCAAGGTGAATACAGTGCCCAAGGCATTCCGTTCTCTTCTCCAACGAAGTCGTCTCCCGGGCTAGGAAACTCGCTCCATTGATCAAAAAATCGGTTCACAGGCTGCGTTCTCCTATGTTCTACAAATTCCTTTCTGCATGGATTCTCATGAATGGCAAAACCGTCGATTAGCCAATCATTAATATCTCCCTCCATCGTTGTTGGAACAAAGGCAACAGGCTTTGTATATATGCCGCTGATCATCCAATGATTAATGACCTGATTGTGACCTAATTTCATAGGTTTATAATTCAAGGTATCCATCCCACTCCGGGTGGTATCTGACATTCAACTCATCCTTTCATTCCTGAAGTAATCATACCGCTGACAAAATACCGTTGGAAAACCATAAAAACAATAAGTACCGGAAGCATCGTGATGACGGACATCGCAAGCAAACTTCCCCAATCTACGTTGTATTCACCAATAAAATTAGAGAGCGCAAGCTGGATGGTATATTTCGATGGATCACTAATCGCAATTAACGGCCATACAAAATCATCCCATCTCCACATGAAGGAGAAGATTGCGAGCACCGCAAGAATTGGCTTCGCTATCGGAAGAATAATGCTCCAGTAAATTTTCCATTCGCCCGCTCCATCCATCCGGGCAGCTTCCAACAGCTCATCCGGTACGCTCAACAAATACTGCCGCATAAGGAACACACCTGTTGGGGTTGCTGCTGGCGGGATAATAATCGCGAGCAGGCTATTATACAACCCCAGAGCACTCAGCACTTTGAATATAGGAATCATGATTACCTCAATCGGAATCATGAGTGTTGAGACAAAACCGATTAATATGATCGTGCTTCCGCGGAAGCGGTACTTCGCGAGTGCAAAACCTGCCATGGAATTAATCAATAACAGTAGCACCGTTGAGGACACGGTTACGATCGTACTATTCATAAAATATAAGCCAAAGTCACCTTTACTGAATGCCTCCTTGAAATGCTCGAAGGTGACGGGCTGCGGCCACAACTTGGGAGGGAAGCTGTACAGATCGCTATTCGTCTTCAGAGAAGAAATCACGACCCACAGGACAGGCAGGAGCCACACCACTGCAGCAATACTTAACATACTGTAGATGACGACTTTGACCATAGGCTTCATTACCATTACGTAGCCCCTCCTTTCGATAGACGGAATTGCAGAGCCGAGAATCCACCGATAAGGATAAACAGCATCACCGACATGGCACTGGCCAGACCGAGCTCCTGTCTGTTAAAGCCAATCTCATAAATATATTGAACAATATAGGTGGTATCTTTGCCCGGCCCACCACCTGTAAGCGCAAACATAAGTGGGAATGCTTTGAACGCGTCAATCAGAGTCAGCATCACAACAAGCAAGCTTGTTGGCTTCAAAAGCGGGAGTGTGATATAACGAAACACCTTGATTCCCGTTGCCCCGTCCAAGCGGGCAGCCTCATAATAATCCGTAGGTATAGCCTGCAAACCCGCGATAAAAATGACCATGAAAAAGCCTGCACGTGACCATACTGTCGCGATGATTACAGCCGTATTAGCCCAAAAGGAAGAGGTTAAAAAGCCGACGGGTTCCACACCAACCACGGTTAGCAGATGATTCAAAATGCCAAATGAATCTCCGAAAATCCACTTCCAGGTCAATCCTACGATAATGTAAGAAATCATGGTCGGCCAGTAAAATACGGCCCTGAAGAACCCGCGCATTCTAATCTCGCGCGCAAGCAGCAAAGCAATGCCTAACGCTGCTGCATATATTAGCGGGACAACAATCGCTGCATAAATCCCCGTTCGTCCGATGGTCGACCAAAATTCCCGATCTCCTATAATTTTGATATAATTGTCCAGCCCGTTGAACTTCATTGGGTTCAATCCATCATAGACATGGAAGGAATAATAGAGGCCCAATAAAGAGGGAAATACGATAAAAGTTCCAAAGATCAGGAGGTTGGGAAGTATAAACAGATAAGGAGCAATAACGAGCTTCCTGTTCTGTTTTGCCAGCGTATTTCTGTTTAATCGTTGTCCTTCACTCATCTGCTTGCCCCTTCCTTATGCGTTATTCGAAAGGGAGGCTTTACAGGTATCGATAAGCCTCCGTTATGCGAATTAATCAAATGACTTTACGTTTATTGACTGCCAATAGCCTCGTTAATCAACTTGGCTGTTCGATCCAAAGCCTCCTGCGGAGTTGCCTTATCGGATAGAACCTCAACAATATTATTTTTCAGGTCCGTTGTAATTTTGGATATAATTGTCTGTCTGGACCAGTCATTAGCTGCAAGAGGCGAACTGTTCTTCAGTTCATCCGCGAAAATTTCAAACATCTCCTTGCCAAATTCATAATTCAGGACAGCGCTATCCTTCCGTGGACTCATAAACAATGACTCCTGATTATATTTTGAATTCACTTCTTTGGACGTTAAGTATTCAATAAATTCTGCCGCCTCCTGCTCATATCCACTGCCTTTGAAAGCCATCAGAAACTTCCCGCCGGGTACTGAAGAACGTTGTGTTCCTTTTGGCATGTAGGTGACTCCCCATTCAAAATCGGTGATATCCTTGTAATTGCTGATCATCCAGTTGCCAGCCCAGTGGGTAGCCACCGTCCCGGAACGGAACAGGTTGTTCGGATTTTCCCCTCCGAGCCATACGGATTCGGGCATGATCCCTTCTTGATGAAGCAGCTTGAACTGCTCCATGCTACGGATTCCGGCTTCACTGTTAATCGCTGCTGCAGTGCCATCCTCTGTTAAGATGCTTCCGCCATTCTGATACAAAAGAGTGGACCATCTATGCGGTGTGACATCCCATACCATGCCATAACGTGCTCCGCCTTTATCCATAACCTCTTTTAACGCAGCTGTGTATTCATCCCACGTCCATACCTGGTCAGGAGATGTCGGTACTTTGACGCCCGCTTTATCAAATAAGGTTTTGTTATAAATAAGCCCATTCGCTGTAACATCCATAGGCGCCGCTACCAGCTTGTCATTAATAACATAATAAGGTTTAAGTGAGTCAATAAATTGATCCTTGAATTGGTCCGCATTGTCCACGTAAGGTGTCAGATCAACCGCTTGATTAGCAAATGATCCGGTATCCGTGACCCGGCTCAGGGCAGGTGGCTTTCCACCGGATAACATTGTTTTTAATTTGGTTTGGATATCCTTGAAGCCAACTTCAATCAGGTTGATTTTAACCTTGGTATTGGTCTGCTCATACTCTTTAATAATTTCCTTGATGACTTCTCCTTCTTTTCCGTCAGAGAACCACAGGAAATCCAGGGTTGTTTGTTTTGGATTAGCATTGGTACCTGAATTTCCGCAAGCAGTCAATACGATGAGTAACATGACCAATACCATGCTAGTGATGAGCTTAAACGTTGTTCTTTTTGTCATATCAACATCTCCTTGGAAGGGTCTAATGAATTTTGGCTTCGTTGAGCAATTCACTTTTACGGAATAACTGTGGTGATACGCCCACATATTGTTTAAAGGCCCTGCTAAAATATACAGGTGTGTTAAAACCTAGCGTCTCAGATATGGACAAAATCGGTGCATCCGTAGACAGCAACAATTTTTTGGCCTCTGCAACTCTTTTCCGTATAACATAATTGCTTATGGTATATCCCGTCGTCTCTTTGAAAGAATGACAAATGTAGTACTTATTCAAATGGAGTGTTTTGGACAGTTCATCCAACGAAACATTCTCCGTATAGTTCTGGTTTAAATAATGAAGAACCCGGCTTACG
The nucleotide sequence above comes from Paenibacillus sp. W2I17. Encoded proteins:
- a CDS encoding FAD-dependent oxidoreductase, translated to MKHELVKPDITVIGGGLAGVCAAISAARLGQQVALVQNRPVLGGNSSSEVRVWVCGATAHGINRYARETGIMGELFVENQYRNPEGNPYLWDLIILEAVRAESNISLYLNTDVHEVEATGDGDERMITSVTGWMMGSERKIRFESQIYLDCTGDGLVGFLAGAKFALGREARSKYGEEWAPEVADQITLGSTLLFYTKDTGAPVRYIPPSFAKDITQTSIPIRRVIRSGDSGCHYWWIEWGGEHDTVHDNELIRDELWSVIYGIWDYIKNSGKFEADQMTLEWIGSLPGKREYRRFTGDYVLTQNDIISQREFPDAVAFGGWSIDLHPPQGMYAEASGSKHMHADGVYHVPFRSLYSANVRNMLMAGRDISASHVAFGTTRVMATCAVIGEAAGTGAALCAAMGVSPRELHARHLAVLQQTLLRQDASIIGVRSHDELDLARRAQVTASSTLAGIALEQPGETYPLGTDVALLLPVHPMLSGLELLLDASSDTALTVELWDTGRKENYVPHSLQVTATVNVTTGTAQWVKLPLEWRPEEPQNAFIIIRANKAVSLYHSTEAHSGVLIFFKTEENHVSKNLEDHATDQPVVLWSMQGLARQPFCCRTLSETTAYSADNTINGYHRPYGGPQQWMSQPMQSGKPEWVQLTWEEPQTLAELHLTFNDDVNEDLVNLHHHQTAFRVMPELVRDYRVEVLSRSGEWIEIVHVTENRKRKVIHTLDTPVYSQVLRVNMDATNGSKYAELIEIRAYGEPRLTGKS
- a CDS encoding DUF1648 domain-containing protein yields the protein MELKERPKIAIKKTRVEIVLDITTFMLFFIFTLYFTQQWMTLPNELPIHFNMKGEPDGWGGKWVVWIPLIIGLILWIGLSILEKYPHTYNYLNLNLDNAERQYTNARIMVNVMKAEITLFFMYISWMILGFSSEKEANNGWLPIVIFIIVLFGSIAFFIYRSFKLK
- a CDS encoding glycoside hydrolase family 105 protein, translating into MPNQMVLQERISKVSQAMESMKNTSINEQFPIGLIDIHLWEWPQGVGLYGLLQLHEATKDPKVLEFLESWYNARMMEGLPEKNVNTCAPLLTLISLCELTGNREYERVCEEWSSWIMDGLLRTGDGAFQHMITGDANDGQILIDTLFMTVLFLAKAGVYFKKPDMVEEAKRQFLVHIKYLYNKETGLFYHGWDFNGNHNYGAVHWGRGNAWYTAGVMDFLNIIPIEDGLKAYLLDTATAQVRALSKLQGEDGMWHTVLDDPTSYKETSATAAIGYGILKGIRYRYLDESYRQNGLRALEAVLKQIDDHGVVQQVSYGTPVGQDAQFYKDIAISPMGYGQALTLFILIEGLRVPTAE
- a CDS encoding carbohydrate ABC transporter permease, producing the protein MKPMVKVVIYSMLSIAAVVWLLPVLWVVISSLKTNSDLYSFPPKLWPQPVTFEHFKEAFSKGDFGLYFMNSTIVTVSSTVLLLLINSMAGFALAKYRFRGSTIILIGFVSTLMIPIEVIMIPIFKVLSALGLYNSLLAIIIPPAATPTGVFLMRQYLLSVPDELLEAARMDGAGEWKIYWSIILPIAKPILAVLAIFSFMWRWDDFVWPLIAISDPSKYTIQLALSNFIGEYNVDWGSLLAMSVITMLPVLIVFMVFQRYFVSGMITSGMKG
- a CDS encoding carbohydrate ABC transporter permease — its product is MSEGQRLNRNTLAKQNRKLVIAPYLFILPNLLIFGTFIVFPSLLGLYYSFHVYDGLNPMKFNGLDNYIKIIGDREFWSTIGRTGIYAAIVVPLIYAAALGIALLLAREIRMRGFFRAVFYWPTMISYIIVGLTWKWIFGDSFGILNHLLTVVGVEPVGFLTSSFWANTAVIIATVWSRAGFFMVIFIAGLQAIPTDYYEAARLDGATGIKVFRYITLPLLKPTSLLVVMLTLIDAFKAFPLMFALTGGGPGKDTTYIVQYIYEIGFNRQELGLASAMSVMLFILIGGFSALQFRLSKGGAT
- a CDS encoding sugar ABC transporter substrate-binding protein codes for the protein MTKRTTFKLITSMVLVMLLIVLTACGNSGTNANPKQTTLDFLWFSDGKEGEVIKEIIKEYEQTNTKVKINLIEVGFKDIQTKLKTMLSGGKPPALSRVTDTGSFANQAVDLTPYVDNADQFKDQFIDSLKPYYVINDKLVAAPMDVTANGLIYNKTLFDKAGVKVPTSPDQVWTWDEYTAALKEVMDKGGARYGMVWDVTPHRWSTLLYQNGGSILTEDGTAAAINSEAGIRSMEQFKLLHQEGIMPESVWLGGENPNNLFRSGTVATHWAGNWMISNYKDITDFEWGVTYMPKGTQRSSVPGGKFLMAFKGSGYEQEAAEFIEYLTSKEVNSKYNQESLFMSPRKDSAVLNYEFGKEMFEIFADELKNSSPLAANDWSRQTIISKITTDLKNNIVEVLSDKATPQEALDRTAKLINEAIGSQ